The sequence GAGCGTGGCAAGCGGCGCGCGGCGGAGCTCGGCGAGCGTCGTGAAGCCGGCGGCGTGGAGCGCGCGGGCGCGCACGCGGCCGACGCCCGTGAGCCGGATGAGCGGCAAGAGCTCGCGGCGGATGCCGTGCTTGACGCGCACGTGGAGCTCGGAGAGCTCGGGGAGGCCGTCGCGGTGGAAGAGGTGGGCGAGCTCCTTGAGCGCGTGCACGAGCCATTCGGCCGTGTCGACCTTCTGGTGAAGGTCGCCGGGGTACACCTCGTACTTTCGCTCGATCTTGTCCATCGTCGCCTCGTCGATCCAGTCGTGCAGCAGGAAGGCGGTCTTGAGCTCGGAAAGGAACCATTCGAAGTCGGAGCCGACGGGGAGGGGAACGAGAAGCTCGCCCTCGTGCTCGACGGCGGCCGACTCGATCCAGTCGTCGCCGCGCCGAAGGTACAGCGGGCGCATGTCGGGCGTGGCGCATGCGGCGTGCAGCCAACCGATGGCGGAAGGCTTCCGGCGCCCGCCTGCGGCCGCCTGGAGGGCGTCGCGCATCTTGACGGCGGTGACGGGGTCGATGTAGAGGTCGCTCGTGCGCTTGCCAAACAGGGTGGCGCGAAGCTTGGCGCCCGGCTCGACGAACCCTTCCTCGCGCAGGAACCGGAGCACGTCGGCGACGCGCGCCTCGAGCACCCAGCTCTCCTGCTCGCGCCAGAGGAAGGTCCCCTGCAGGAATTCGATGACGGCCTGCTCGTCGGGCGTGAAGCCCATGGCGATGCCGGCCAGAAGGTGCGTGCGCAGCGCGGACTCGGCGCCAAGCTTGCTCGTGATGGTCTCGGGGTCGGCGAGGAGGTATTCTTCGAGGATCCGCACCCGCTGGTCCCAGTTCTTGGCAACGCAGATGGCCTCGCCCACGCGGTCGTACCGCGGGCGCCCGGCGCGTCCGGCCATCTGCTTGTACTCGAGGACGGGGATGGGCGCGTTGCCGACGCCCGCGTCGTAGCGCCAAAGGTCGCGCACGATCACGCGTCGCGCGGGCAGGTTGACGCCGGCGGCAAGGGTGGGCGTGGCGACGATGGCCTTGAGGACGCCCTGCTTGAAGGCCTTCTCGATGCGCTGCCGCTGCGCGTTCGTGAGGCCCGCGTGGTGGAAGGCCACGCCCGAGCGCACGCACCGCTCGACCTTCGCGTCCAAGCCGCTTCGCTCCTCGACGTCGCCCGCGGCGTCGGCGGAAAGAAGCGTGGACTCCTCCGTCTTGAGGAGGCGGGACACGACGGGCCGGAGCTTCTCGGCCACCGATTCGGTGCTCTTTCGCGTGTTGACGAAGACGAGGCATTGGCCCCCGCCGGCGACGGAGTCGTGGACGAGGCGCTCGACGGCGTCGGCCTCGCGGTCGGGGATGTCGGGAATCTCGCGCTGCTCGCCGTCCAC is a genomic window of Candidatus Thermoplasmatota archaeon containing:
- a CDS encoding DEAD/DEAH box helicase, coding for MVHVRDLGLPAAVVAILESQGYGELWPSQAEAVPIALAGENLVLAVPTASGKSLVAYLALVQRALAGAKGIYIVPLRALASEKYEDLKAFEPAGLRVAISTGDLDATDPWLSRADIVVCTSEKADALLRHRAEWIDRVGTIVADEVHLVHDPERGPTLEVLLARFRAINPRAQLIALSATIRNSGDVADWLSARHVRSDWRPVALREGVLYGKAVRFVDGEQREIPDIPDREADAVERLVHDSVAGGGQCLVFVNTRKSTESVAEKLRPVVSRLLKTEESTLLSADAAGDVEERSGLDAKVERCVRSGVAFHHAGLTNAQRQRIEKAFKQGVLKAIVATPTLAAGVNLPARRVIVRDLWRYDAGVGNAPIPVLEYKQMAGRAGRPRYDRVGEAICVAKNWDQRVRILEEYLLADPETITSKLGAESALRTHLLAGIAMGFTPDEQAVIEFLQGTFLWREQESWVLEARVADVLRFLREEGFVEPGAKLRATLFGKRTSDLYIDPVTAVKMRDALQAAAGGRRKPSAIGWLHAACATPDMRPLYLRRGDDWIESAAVEHEGELLVPLPVGSDFEWFLSELKTAFLLHDWIDEATMDKIERKYEVYPGDLHQKVDTAEWLVHALKELAHLFHRDGLPELSELHVRVKHGIRRELLPLIRLTGVGRVRARALHAAGFTTLAELRRAPLATLTRVPGVGPGLAASIVKELGRAKDAEDPVHAYGGDRA